A stretch of the Streptococcus suis genome encodes the following:
- a CDS encoding DUF771 domain-containing protein, protein MITQLKLDLNPITIQLPESHIIISKDDYNHLTKEATQGRYMTLNDVLEMLSVSRPWLLENVLYKPTIRSKIDIDQNKEGFVKYPQNQGGRYYFLASKTKKYFEEHFAEIFDL, encoded by the coding sequence ATGATTACACAACTTAAATTAGACCTTAACCCTATAACGATACAACTCCCAGAGAGTCATATCATCATTTCTAAAGATGATTATAACCATTTAACAAAGGAAGCCACTCAAGGGCGCTACATGACCTTAAATGATGTTTTAGAAATGCTTTCAGTTTCTCGACCGTGGCTCTTAGAAAACGTTCTATACAAGCCAACAATTCGCTCAAAAATTGATATTGACCAAAATAAAGAGGGATTTGTGAAATATCCTCAAAATCAAGGCGGACGATACTATTTTTTAGCGAGTAAAACCAAAAAATATTTTGAAGAACATTTTGCAGAAATTTTTGATTTGTGA
- a CDS encoding helix-turn-helix domain-containing protein translates to MEESLQKFIGKRIRLLRLQKGLTQEQVEEMADLGTNYVYKLEHLETNIKINTLEKVMTALDSDIASFFDITPKDEDPNIADLVSNLKNLPEKQQKEILSAFNTIINQFKQK, encoded by the coding sequence ATGGAAGAATCATTACAAAAGTTTATTGGCAAACGTATTCGCCTTTTAAGGTTGCAAAAAGGGCTAACACAAGAACAAGTTGAAGAAATGGCTGATTTGGGTACTAATTACGTCTATAAATTAGAACACCTAGAAACTAATATTAAAATCAATACGCTAGAAAAAGTTATGACTGCACTGGATTCTGATATCGCATCATTTTTTGATATTACTCCAAAAGATGAAGATCCAAACATAGCTGACCTAGTTAGCAACCTAAAGAACTTACCTGAAAAACAGCAAAAAGAAATACTATCAGCTTTTAACACTATCATCAATCAATTTAAGCAAAAATGA